A window of the Janthinobacterium agaricidamnosum NBRC 102515 = DSM 9628 genome harbors these coding sequences:
- a CDS encoding ATP-binding protein encodes MFHIKSLELVHWDYWQRIKNIPLDAKIITIAGQNGSGKTTLLDALRTLFGLDCSMGRTYKHYARHSGQQTAWLRAVVDNQAVGKQLSNRPFRSSGFFSDDEVTLFCQIQKNGGDWKRQYLMRPGNIQIEDISDANDWLGVENYRKRLANAGLSPAMAKVLALEQGETDKLCEYAPRQLLDLVFQVFGDKEVLDAYDEAKRHQRDTEVELKRFETELEASRTNLEGLRLRVANYHQWEGLHKERRNLLEEVLPSLQYHEAREKAGQASRQLREARKPMAQADQQLSDKRHALAVQAKALSDAQMQETLLEQESIGLQSRLSLVNGKLKPLDSLLEQKERLLKLAADSGSDIAEVALQLEQKEAELLRQRQARDTLAARIAGEHATIAALQGKTAMPEPDNVRGMRRALRDEGIGHAMLSDIVEVTDSRWQGAVEGVLGGYASVVLLEKARDAAAAYRLAEKERYRHFIVPELVTAPTPKDDSLLAVVRFSAPVPAWLVDQLSRIARVDSVEAGFKLGNAEEWITPDAYHRERRGGRSLFVEASRYRFGSAGRTQRLDALQKSLPALEAQEDTLTLAISKLASETGALKARLAGVDAAKELAARQAEFDEALRNSGPLKAERLEVGSRLGELQGLVKNATVVRTRADTVWQNARFALSEAEAGLRLNYKRQIEQRGDHARALLALRHNWRHLPKSWRRPKRRAALVAEHQNAHQVDLRVASLQVSLARDDWELDATVIDQHQRLSEQLHGRQSETDERRYQNNRAIEATANARGAYIERLRYTVKTYSKNIKELGELAGIEVHADPVRLENDDTQLSQAGLHVRFKFDGKGPIGMNDGEASGGQQVMKSLVLLIGLLKSEDGSGGFVFIDEPFAHLDIRNIQLVGEFLKNTEAQYLMTTPLTHNTDVYDPSELTLITSKKKKDTEWAQPIFVLQRRITEAVKAA; translated from the coding sequence ATGTTTCATATCAAATCGCTAGAGCTGGTCCACTGGGATTACTGGCAGCGCATCAAGAACATCCCGCTGGATGCCAAGATCATCACCATCGCCGGCCAGAACGGTTCCGGCAAGACCACCTTGCTCGATGCGCTGCGCACGCTGTTCGGCCTCGATTGCTCGATGGGCCGCACCTATAAGCACTATGCGCGCCACTCGGGCCAGCAAACCGCATGGCTGCGCGCGGTGGTCGACAACCAGGCCGTCGGCAAGCAATTGTCGAACCGGCCATTCCGCAGTTCCGGCTTTTTCAGCGACGATGAAGTGACGCTGTTTTGCCAGATCCAGAAAAACGGCGGCGACTGGAAGCGCCAGTATCTGATGCGTCCGGGCAATATCCAGATCGAGGATATCAGCGACGCCAACGACTGGCTGGGCGTCGAAAACTACCGCAAGCGGCTGGCCAACGCCGGCCTGTCGCCGGCGATGGCCAAGGTGCTGGCGCTGGAGCAGGGCGAAACCGACAAGCTGTGCGAATATGCGCCGCGCCAGTTGCTGGACCTGGTGTTCCAGGTCTTCGGCGACAAGGAAGTGCTGGACGCCTACGACGAAGCGAAGCGCCACCAGCGCGACACCGAAGTCGAATTGAAGCGTTTTGAAACCGAGCTGGAAGCGTCCAGGACCAACCTGGAAGGCTTGCGCCTGCGGGTCGCCAATTATCACCAGTGGGAAGGCTTGCACAAGGAACGCCGCAACTTGCTGGAAGAAGTGCTGCCGAGCCTGCAGTACCACGAAGCGCGTGAAAAAGCCGGGCAAGCCAGCCGCCAGCTGCGCGAAGCGCGCAAGCCGATGGCGCAAGCCGACCAGCAATTGAGCGACAAGCGCCATGCGCTGGCGGTGCAGGCCAAGGCCCTGTCGGACGCGCAAATGCAGGAAACCCTGCTGGAGCAGGAATCGATCGGCTTGCAAAGCCGGCTGTCGCTGGTCAACGGCAAGCTGAAACCGCTCGACAGCCTGCTGGAACAAAAGGAACGCCTGCTGAAACTGGCGGCCGATTCCGGCAGCGACATCGCCGAAGTGGCGCTGCAGCTGGAACAGAAGGAAGCGGAATTGCTGCGCCAGCGCCAGGCGCGCGATACGCTGGCGGCGCGCATCGCCGGCGAACACGCGACCATCGCGGCGCTGCAAGGCAAGACCGCGATGCCGGAGCCGGACAATGTGCGCGGCATGCGCCGCGCATTGCGCGACGAGGGCATCGGCCACGCGATGTTGTCCGATATCGTCGAAGTGACGGACAGCCGCTGGCAGGGCGCCGTCGAGGGCGTGCTGGGCGGCTACGCGTCGGTGGTGCTGCTGGAAAAAGCGCGCGACGCGGCCGCCGCCTACCGGCTGGCCGAGAAGGAGCGCTATCGCCACTTCATCGTGCCGGAGCTGGTCACGGCGCCGACGCCGAAGGACGACAGCCTGTTGGCGGTGGTGCGTTTTTCGGCGCCGGTGCCGGCTTGGCTGGTCGATCAATTGTCGCGCATTGCACGGGTCGATTCGGTCGAAGCCGGTTTCAAGCTGGGCAATGCCGAAGAGTGGATCACGCCGGACGCCTATCACCGCGAACGGCGCGGCGGCCGCTCGCTGTTCGTCGAAGCGTCGCGTTACCGCTTCGGCTCGGCCGGCCGCACCCAGCGCCTGGACGCGCTGCAAAAATCGCTGCCGGCGCTGGAAGCGCAGGAAGATACGCTGACGCTGGCCATCAGCAAGCTGGCGTCGGAAACCGGTGCGCTGAAAGCGCGTCTGGCCGGGGTCGACGCGGCCAAGGAATTGGCGGCACGGCAGGCGGAATTCGATGAAGCGCTGCGCAATTCGGGCCCGTTGAAAGCGGAGCGCCTGGAAGTGGGCAGCCGCCTCGGCGAATTGCAGGGCTTGGTCAAGAACGCCACCGTGGTGCGCACCCGCGCCGATACGGTATGGCAAAACGCGCGCTTCGCCTTGTCGGAAGCCGAAGCCGGATTGCGCCTGAACTACAAGCGCCAGATCGAGCAGCGCGGCGACCATGCGCGGGCCTTGCTGGCCCTGCGTCATAACTGGCGCCATTTGCCGAAAAGCTGGCGCCGGCCGAAGCGCCGCGCCGCGCTGGTGGCCGAACACCAGAATGCGCACCAGGTCGATTTGCGCGTCGCCAGCCTGCAAGTGAGCCTGGCGCGCGACGACTGGGAACTGGACGCGACGGTGATCGACCAGCATCAGCGCCTGTCCGAGCAATTGCATGGCCGCCAGTCGGAAACCGACGAGCGCCGCTACCAGAACAACCGCGCGATCGAAGCGACCGCCAACGCCCGCGGCGCCTACATCGAGCGGCTGCGCTACACCGTCAAGACCTACAGCAAGAACATCAAGGAACTGGGCGAACTGGCCGGCATCGAAGTGCACGCCGATCCGGTGCGGCTGGAAAACGACGATACCCAATTGTCGCAGGCGGGTTTGCACGTGCGCTTCAAGTTCGACGGCAAGGGGCCGATCGGCATGAACGACGGCGAAGCGTCGGGCGGCCAGCAAGTGATGAAGTCGCTGGTATTGCTGATCGGCTTGCTGAAATCGGAAGACGGTTCCGGCGGCTTCGTATTCATCGACGAACCGTTCGCCCACCTGGATATCCGCAACATCCAGCTGGTCGGCGAATTCCTCAAGAATACCGAGGCGCAATACCTGATGACGACGCCGCTGACCCACAATACCGATGTCTACGACCCTTCCGAGCTGACCTTGATCACCAGCAAAAAGAAAAAGGACACGGAATGGGCGCAGCCGATTTTCGTGTTGCAGCGGCGTATTACCGAAGCGGTCAAGGCGGCCTGA